In Vicia villosa cultivar HV-30 ecotype Madison, WI linkage group LG7, Vvil1.0, whole genome shotgun sequence, the DNA window AAGAGAAGAGTTAAAAAGGCCTAACAAATATCCAACAAAGGTACATTTTGAAGGTCAAATATTACTAAACCATAATGATGGTTAAtatatccaaaatatatataGCCAAAAGGCATAATACATATAGATAAAAGGCATAATACAACATAACCGAGATACATAAagccaaaaaacaaaaatatatcatGTCTCCAGTTtgcttaaaataatataaatacatAATCCAAAACACATCATGAAAGTTCACTAATGTCTACAATGTCATCGGTTATGTTGGGTCACTTCCTTCTCCCTTGAGTTTTTTGCATTTAATAACGCTTGTTCTGTCACTTCTCCTTAACTCCAATTTCCTTGCAACCTTTTGTTTAGGTTTCTTTTTCGACAAAGATGCAATCATAACACAAGCATTAGGCCACATGCAATAAATCCAATTGAAACATATGAATTGAATTAGTATAAGTAACTCAACAGGTTTAGGAACCCTTGGAGGTGCAGATACAGCTACTTGAGGAGTAGGTTCCACATTTGAAACAGGTGCAGACAAAATGTAATTTGGTTGTAAACCACATATACCAGAGTCATGTACAGCTACCTGAGGGATAGGTTCCACATTTAGAATAAATGTATTTTCAATATTGAGAACATCTACAGTTTGGGAAATAACATCATTCACATTAGGTTGGGGTTGTGTTCCCTTAAATGCTGCAGCAAGATTTGCGGCAAGCATTTCAAATTCATGATCAACATCAGTTTGAGTTTGGTGTTGTTACGATACAACTTCATTTTGAGGTTGTGGCTGTTCTTGTGTTGTATTTTTTGTATTAGTTTGGGTTTATGGTTGTGTTGTATTCTCAGATGCATCTCCTATTGCAATTTACTTTGGTTTTCTTTGCACATATAAATGATGGAATTAATATGAATCAATGGAATTAACAGTTATTCATAGTATGAAGATAAGTGAATACCTTTCTTTTTTGAGCTTCAAGGTCAACCACAAGACTAGTATAACTTATTGCATTATGTCCATTTACCCACAATTTGTGCAAAAATAAGTTGTTtgttgaagaaaagaaaaacacaagaaagggagtTTGAATTGgggttttcaaaaaaaataaagcaaataacacgtttggttatcctagttcgtttgaactcaaactactctagtccaccctgttaaggtgattttgcctctctctctctctctctctctctctctctctctctctctctctctctctctctctctctctctctctctctcttaatccactaatcaaaacttGATTACAAATCACGAAGACAACCATCAACGTCTTCTTGAGATCAAAAACCACAACTCGATTTTCTCCAGGAATAACAATCACAAGACAAAAACTTAATGAGTTTACTAAATGCTTCTAGAAAGTTGTATCATAAATGTGATATATACACAAAATTATAGCACaataaaaataagagataaaATGTATGAAGAGATTATGAGAGCTCTTAGTGTTTGCGTGCGTGAGAATTGATGTCTGGTTCTTTATCATTGTCTCCTTTATATAGAGTGAATTAGGAGATGTGTTGAAAGACACATTCACTTGTTTTGGAAGGTTAATAACATGTGTTTTAATGCTATTTCCAAAGATAGAGATTCTGTCCATAGAAATAATGTTCCAGTCGTTACTTTGTTTGATTCTATATTAATGTCTTTAACGTACAGTGGATCTTATGATCATCAGAGGATCATATCCATTTTAAAGAACAATCAGAGTCTTCTTATCAGAGTATAAATTGCAGCTTTGTTCATTGATGCCTGTGAAACGTCTTAGTATAAGAACTTGTAAACTTTCCGTCTagcttcacaacttcttgttcttgtaaacttctCATTAAGCTTCAGAACgtcttgttcttgtaaacttttcacaacttcttgttcttgtaaacttctCATTAAGCTTCAGAACgtcttgttcttgtaaactttTCGTTTAACTTCAAAACgtcttgttcttgtaaacttctCATTTAGCTTCAGAATgttttattcttgtaaacttctcATTTAGCTTCAGCACgtcttgttcttgtaaacttccCTTAATGCAGCCTTCTGCTTTTGAGAAATCACTTTCATAGCTTTGTTGTCTCTTAGAGTGTTTCAGACCTTCTATCATTTCTCTGCATATTTGATTTATATGATTAGAGTGCATatttattcttaataaaaaatatgtatttgttatcatcaaaattattaCAAGGATATAAAACCAAAAAATATTCTACCAATCTTCCCCTTTTTGATATGACAAAAACTCATATATTTTGATGAATCAATTAAGCGTGTAAGATATAATCTCCCCCTAAGTTCAACAAGTGAAACAAAATAAATGTTATATAAAATGTTTGAGACTTAGTCCCGGTGCCCAgttatatttcaaaatattttgtgtTCTCCCATTTTTGTCATTaatcaaaaagcaataaaaacacaaaagcaataaaacaaaaGGATATGCATTCATGAGTTAAATTCAATCAAACATAAGCAAACAAGCAGAAGTTTAAAACATCAGCCAAAAAGAGCAAATTAAACTAAGGTTGAGGGGCTTTATCCTCATGTCACTTCCAGAAATACATAGAATTTAGTAGAAATCGAGTACAAATAAGTAATACTTGAATTGGACAAAAGAAAACAGATTAAATTCAAGTATGAGGCCTGTTTAAAGTATATGACTGGAGAACAAAACAACCTAAAAtacaaaattgaaaatcaaaattttcttTGTCGAAAAAACACAAGATGGCACACAATAACACTCTAACTATCCTTGGCTTCCTCAGCAGCTGTCTCAAAAGTCTCTCCTGGGACAAGCTCtggaacatcatcatcattctcttCTTGTGCAGTGGCTGTGCCAGCACCTGCTTCAGGAACCTGCTTATTGAACTGCTCAGCTATCTTCTTCAGGTTTTCCAAATTATCCGGCCCTGTATATTAATAATACTCAAAACCTTAAGATTGGAAGGACAATAAACACCAAACACACCTTTGAAAAAGTTGAAAGCACATACCTAATTGGTGGATAATGCTAGGAAGTATGTCCTGCAATTCTGCAGAAGGGAAAATTAACTTTTAATTTCATACAACAGCAAATAATCAGCCACTATAGAAGGCTGTTAATAAATTGTGGGAAGCAACGCCTTAGTGTActctaaaataaaatgaaaagataCAGACAATTGAATGTGAACATATAAAACTATGATAGACTAGCATAAATATATGAAGAGGGTGTGTTATCTTACTCTTGGTTTGAGGAGCACCACTAACAACCCATGTATTAGCAGCAATGGATGCTTGAACTGGATAGAAAACAAGCCAATTTAAAAGTTAGCAAAATCTGAAAAGCAATATATATAAAACCTGTCATATTAAAAGTATTAATGCTGAAATATAGACTGTCATCACCTTTGGGATTTGAGAATTGGATGACAACATCATCTTTAAAGATATTGACCTCCTCAATTTGAGGGATGGCATTCACCCCAATTCTCTTCAAGGTACTCTGAAGCCTTTTGTCGTCTGTAGTTGTTGTCTTGTGGACAGCCTTCTTCTTTCTACGGTAAAGTGAATGTAGAACATCAAGAAATTATTTAACTTAACAAAAGCATTATGGATTCACAACAACACTTAACAAGAAAATGGAGAAAGAACTGATATTTATAAGATCTAAAGCTCATGTCAACATATGGCTAGTGACTCCAATGACAAATGACCGATATTATTAGCAGGACCAATATGACAACCAAGTTATATTAGAAAAGACCAGAGTTAGGCTTCAAAAATACCTTCTGACGGTACCCTTTCCACCAGTTCGAACCGAACCGGCCATCTTGATCAACTTTTCACGATTCATCTGAGTAAACAGTACACAAACTAAATATAAATTTCATAACACCAAACTACATTAAAGTTGAAAGACCTCCATAGAGTAGATTGTATACAAAAACATAACTAACATCCTTCTCAGCCACCCTTGGAGCAAATCAGTAACTCAAAGCTCAATATACAACTAAAAATGGTAGATTTGGGAAAACTAGAGacctaaaaaacaaaattaataaaaaaatggaatGGAAAATAGGACGAATTCGAAATCAACACACCGCGTAgaaattaggtcaaattctgaagGGTTGAAAAAACCGAAGACAGTGAGAAACAACGCAAAAATGGATAGCAAGatacaacaaaaggaaaaatcaGTGAAATGAAATAGTGTAGAAGTGATGAAAGTACCTTGGGGAAATCAGTGATTTTGAACACAGGGTAAGCCTCAGCGAGAAGAAGAACGAAACGACCCAACGAGATAAGATCCTTCTTATATCTATAAAACCCTAGTcttctttttatttataaaaaagaaaattaaaagtggGATTTAAATTTGGGTTAAATACCTTTTtatccctataaaattattaaaattgatttttatccttataaacaactagtaataaacccgtgcatacgcacgggttctggtctgttacgcgcatttatttacataaaatatttattttaaatagaatgttaaaaaaagaaaaaacattaagataaatgataaaaaattcgcATATcaaattatttagatcaataataaattatttcCCGTAAactatttttggatcaaaaatatttgatcataaatattatttctcgtatataaaaatatttagatcaataataaattttttccgtatacaaatattgtttttgtttaggtatcatttacaaaaatatttggatcaatagtaaatttttatatataaaaatatttagatcaataataaattttttcccttatactatttttgaatcaaaaatatttggatcataaataccatttttcatatataaaaatatatagatcaataataaattttttcccgtatacaaatattatatttgtttaggtttcgtttacaaaaatatttggatcaatagtaaatttttgtatataaaaatatttagatcaataataaattcttttcccgtataccacttttgaatcaaaaatattatgatcataaatactatttttcgtatataaaaatatatagacaaataatagattttttcccgtatgtaaatattatttttgtttaggtttggatcaatagtaaattttttaatataaaaatatttagatcaataatggaTTTTTTCCCATAAACCAtttttgatcataaatactatttttgaataaaaaatgttttgttcataaataccatttttcatatataaaaatatgtagataaataataaattttttcccatatacaaatattatttttatttaggtatcatttacaaaaatatttgtatcaataataaattttcgtatataaaaaaatttgtatcaatgatagattttttccgtataccatttttgaataaaaaatatttggatcataaataccatttttcgtatataaaaaaatgagattaaaggtagtgcactgatagtgtaaaaaagttgtacactgtcatccaatagaaacaaaatcgttttgccatgtcatataaactttttaaaatttacagtCTGATTTGTCCTGATTCATcttcgtgattggttgacagtgtaaaacttttttacactgtcagtgcatcactcattttctctaaaaatatagattaataattaaaaaaattcccgtatataaatattatttttattttaaaaaaatcataatctatattattaaaaatatatttagagacatgaaaaattgttatatttaaaagactaaaaacatatttaattctataattaaatgttatttaatattaatttgatgAGATACGAGATGAAAGGAATAGATGTTGAGTTTTTTTTTGTTcgatagaagagaaagaaataatagtataaaatgaaagaaaggtaACAAAAAGTAATATTAAAGAAAAGAAGAACATTATAATTGAATCAGATGACAACATCAATTGATTCAAACTTGACAACCAAAGGCATAATAAAACAAATTTGTAGTTGAAA includes these proteins:
- the LOC131620530 gene encoding nascent polypeptide-associated complex subunit beta-like, translating into MNREKLIKMAGSVRTGGKGTVRRKKKAVHKTTTTDDKRLQSTLKRIGVNAIPQIEEVNIFKDDVVIQFSNPKVQASIAANTWVVSGAPQTKKLQDILPSIIHQLGPDNLENLKKIAEQFNKQVPEAGAGTATAQEENDDDVPELVPGETFETAAEEAKDS